In one window of uncultured Acetobacteroides sp. DNA:
- the rpmF gene encoding 50S ribosomal protein L32 — protein MAHPKHKISKTRRDKRRTHYKAVAPTVSTCSNCGATVQYHRVCPECGFYRGRLVVEKQVNA, from the coding sequence ATGGCACATCCCAAACACAAAATCTCGAAGACGAGAAGAGATAAGCGTAGAACTCACTACAAAGCTGTAGCTCCTACGGTTTCTACTTGTTCAAATTGCGGTGCTACTGTACAATACCACAGAGTATGTCCAGAGTGCGGCTTTTACAGAGGACGTCTTGTAGTAGAAAAACAAGTAAACGCATAA
- a CDS encoding polyprenyl synthetase family protein, with translation MSASSKIIKAPVLEEMASFEGYFKNAMASKIPFLQTIVNYLLRRKGKQLRPTIVFLTAKLNGAVNEKTYVAASMIEMLHTATLIHDDVVDEAYERRGALSINAMWRSKIAVLLGDYLLARGLQLAVNSSSFDLLRIMSEAVKEMSEGELLQIEKARKLDITEEVYFDIIRKKTATLIASCAANGAQSVGADPAVVQQMKQYGEYIGIAFQLKDDLFDYQHTNLVGKPTGNDIKEKKMTLPLIHALQHAPKDERKRVLKLVRGARSKPKNVGEVVDFVAASGGIAYTEQQMLEYRDRAIELLAGYPESDVKAALVELAHYTTQRSK, from the coding sequence ATGTCCGCATCATCAAAAATTATAAAGGCGCCGGTTTTAGAGGAGATGGCATCGTTCGAAGGGTACTTCAAGAATGCGATGGCCTCGAAGATCCCATTCCTGCAGACGATCGTAAACTACCTCCTGCGCCGAAAGGGCAAGCAGCTGCGCCCAACCATCGTTTTCCTTACCGCCAAGCTTAACGGCGCCGTTAACGAGAAGACCTACGTGGCCGCCTCGATGATCGAGATGCTGCACACCGCCACGCTCATCCACGATGATGTGGTGGACGAGGCCTACGAGCGGCGGGGGGCGCTATCCATCAACGCTATGTGGCGCTCCAAGATTGCGGTGCTCCTGGGCGACTACCTCCTGGCGCGCGGCCTGCAGTTGGCGGTGAATTCCAGCTCGTTCGACCTGCTCCGCATCATGTCGGAGGCCGTTAAGGAGATGAGTGAGGGCGAGCTGCTGCAAATCGAGAAGGCCCGCAAGCTCGACATCACCGAGGAGGTGTACTTCGACATCATCCGCAAGAAGACCGCTACGCTTATCGCATCCTGCGCGGCAAATGGGGCGCAGTCGGTTGGCGCCGATCCCGCAGTGGTGCAGCAGATGAAGCAGTACGGCGAGTACATCGGCATCGCCTTCCAGCTCAAGGACGACCTGTTCGACTACCAGCATACCAACCTCGTGGGCAAGCCTACGGGCAACGACATCAAGGAGAAAAAGATGACGCTCCCGCTGATCCATGCCCTCCAGCATGCCCCAAAGGACGAGCGTAAGCGCGTGCTAAAGCTCGTTCGGGGAGCACGCTCCAAGCCCAAGAATGTGGGCGAGGTGGTCGACTTTGTTGCGGCGAGCGGCGGCATCGCCTACACCGAGCAGCAGATGCTCGAGTATCGCGACAGGGCCATTGAGCTGCTGGCCGGCTATCCCGAGAGCGACGTAAAAGCAGCCCTAGTGGAGCTGGCGCACTACACCACCCAGCGCAGCAAGTAA
- the typA gene encoding translational GTPase TypA, whose translation MQNIRNIAIIAHVDHGKTTLVDKMILQGKLFRDADKAGELILDNNDLERERGITILAKNVSVQYKGYKINIIDTPGHADFGGEVERVLNMADGVLLLVDAFEGTMPQTRFVLQKALALGKKPIVVVNKVDKPNCRPDEVHEQVFDLMFHLDATEEQLDFPTIYGSAKQGWMSTDWQKPTTDIIALLDSIIENIPAPEAHEGTPQMLITSLEYSSYVGRMAIGRLHRGTLKANMPVVLAKRDGSQIKTRIKDLMVFEGLGKAKVEEVQAGEICALVGIDGFEIGDTICDFENPEPLEPIAIDEPTMSMLFTINDSPFFGKDGKFVTSRHLKERLEKELEKNLALRVKNGETADSFIVFGRGVLHISVLIETMRREGYELQVGQPKVIFKEINGKKCEPIEFLTIDLPETVAGKAIELVTKRKGLMINMEQRGDRSHLEFEIPSRGIIGLRSNLLTATQGEAIVAHRVKGFEPYKGDIEMRINGSLIAMETGNTFAYSINKLQDRGKFFIAPGEDVYAGMVIGEHSRSGDLVINVTKPKKLTNMRASGTDEKNVIAPPIVFSLEEALEYIQEDEYVEITPNSMRLRKIYLDENQRKRNSR comes from the coding sequence ATGCAAAATATTAGGAACATTGCGATCATTGCCCACGTAGACCACGGCAAAACAACTCTAGTGGATAAAATGATCCTTCAAGGTAAACTCTTCAGAGATGCAGATAAAGCTGGGGAGCTTATTCTCGACAACAACGACCTAGAACGCGAACGCGGAATCACCATTCTTGCCAAAAACGTATCCGTTCAGTACAAAGGCTACAAAATCAACATCATCGATACCCCAGGCCACGCCGACTTCGGTGGCGAGGTTGAGCGCGTGCTCAACATGGCCGATGGCGTTCTTCTGCTGGTTGACGCTTTCGAAGGCACCATGCCTCAAACCCGTTTCGTGCTACAAAAAGCACTTGCATTAGGCAAAAAACCTATCGTGGTTGTTAACAAAGTAGACAAACCAAACTGTCGACCAGATGAAGTACATGAACAGGTATTCGACCTAATGTTCCATCTTGATGCTACTGAGGAGCAGTTAGACTTTCCTACCATATACGGAAGCGCAAAGCAAGGATGGATGTCAACCGATTGGCAAAAACCAACCACCGATATCATCGCACTACTCGACTCTATCATTGAAAACATTCCTGCACCCGAAGCACACGAAGGAACACCACAGATGCTCATCACATCACTAGAGTACTCATCGTATGTAGGGCGCATGGCAATTGGCCGTCTTCACCGCGGAACACTTAAAGCAAACATGCCTGTTGTTCTCGCAAAACGCGATGGCAGCCAGATAAAAACCCGAATTAAAGACCTCATGGTTTTTGAAGGTCTAGGCAAAGCAAAGGTAGAAGAAGTACAAGCAGGCGAAATATGTGCCCTTGTTGGAATAGATGGCTTCGAAATTGGGGACACCATCTGCGATTTCGAAAACCCAGAACCTCTTGAGCCTATCGCTATCGACGAGCCTACAATGAGCATGCTTTTCACCATCAACGATTCACCTTTCTTTGGTAAGGACGGTAAGTTTGTCACCTCACGCCACCTTAAAGAACGTCTTGAAAAAGAACTAGAAAAAAACCTAGCTCTTCGCGTGAAGAATGGAGAAACAGCAGACTCGTTCATCGTATTCGGACGTGGCGTACTACACATCAGCGTGCTTATCGAAACCATGCGTCGCGAAGGATACGAGCTACAAGTTGGACAGCCAAAGGTTATCTTCAAAGAGATTAATGGCAAGAAATGCGAGCCTATTGAGTTCCTAACCATCGACCTACCCGAAACTGTTGCTGGCAAGGCAATCGAACTTGTCACCAAGCGTAAGGGTCTGATGATTAATATGGAGCAGCGCGGAGACCGCTCGCACCTCGAGTTCGAAATTCCATCTCGTGGTATCATTGGATTACGAAGCAACCTGCTAACCGCAACCCAAGGCGAGGCTATCGTTGCGCACCGCGTTAAGGGCTTCGAACCATACAAGGGCGATATCGAGATGCGTATCAACGGTTCGCTTATTGCCATGGAAACTGGTAATACCTTTGCCTACTCCATAAACAAACTTCAGGATAGAGGTAAGTTCTTTATCGCTCCAGGCGAAGATGTTTATGCTGGTATGGTAATTGGCGAGCATAGCCGTAGCGGTGACTTGGTTATTAACGTTACCAAGCCTAAGAAGCTAACCAACATGCGTGCTAGCGGTACTGACGAGAAGAACGTAATTGCACCACCTATCGTTTTCAGCCTTGAAGAGGCATTGGAGTACATCCAAGAGGATGAGTACGTGGAAATTACGCCAAACTCTATGCGCCTACGTAAGATATACCTAGACGAGAACCAAAGGAAGCGTAATTCGAGGTAG
- a CDS encoding non-canonical purine NTP diphosphatase, translating into MKIVFATNNLHKVKEVQEMLPQDIELLTLSQVNINEDIPEDYPTLEGNALQKARYIFEKYGYSCFADDTGLEIEALDNEPGVYSARYAGEQKSSEDNIDKVLAKLGDTSNRKACFRTVIALILDGKETIFEGRVDGDILTERHGTDGFGYDPIFRPEDYSESFAEMSLDAKNAISHRGRAVAKLVAFLNKL; encoded by the coding sequence ATGAAAATCGTTTTCGCCACCAACAATCTCCATAAGGTAAAGGAAGTTCAGGAGATGCTCCCCCAGGATATCGAGCTGCTCACACTCTCGCAGGTCAACATCAACGAAGATATCCCCGAGGATTACCCCACCCTCGAAGGCAATGCCCTGCAAAAAGCCCGCTACATCTTCGAGAAGTACGGCTACAGCTGCTTTGCCGACGATACCGGGTTGGAGATTGAAGCGCTCGACAACGAGCCAGGCGTTTATTCTGCCCGCTATGCTGGCGAGCAGAAGTCCTCGGAGGATAACATCGACAAGGTGCTCGCCAAGCTGGGCGATACTAGCAACCGCAAGGCCTGCTTCCGCACCGTCATCGCCCTTATCCTCGACGGAAAGGAGACCATCTTCGAGGGGCGCGTTGATGGCGACATCCTCACCGAGCGCCACGGCACCGACGGCTTCGGCTACGATCCCATCTTCAGACCCGAGGACTACTCGGAGAGCTTCGCCGAGATGTCGCTCGACGCCAAGAACGCCATCAGCCACCGCGGACGTGCCGTTGCCAAGTTGGTAGCATTCTTAAACAAACTGTAA
- the frr gene encoding ribosome recycling factor, translated as MTEVKTIIAQGKEKMEKAVLHLEESLITIRAGKANPAILNPVMVDYYGSMMPINQVASINTPDAKTIIVAPWEKKMLPIIEKAILTSGIGLTPSNNGEHIRLVIPPLTEERRKELVKQVRNEGEQARVALRNIRRDSNESIKKLIKAENLPEDVAKDGEVEVQKIIDNYSKKIDELLALKEKEIMTV; from the coding sequence ATGACAGAAGTTAAAACAATTATAGCACAAGGCAAGGAGAAGATGGAAAAAGCCGTTCTTCACCTAGAAGAATCATTAATAACCATCCGCGCTGGCAAGGCAAACCCTGCCATCCTAAACCCTGTAATGGTAGACTACTACGGTAGCATGATGCCTATCAACCAAGTTGCCAGCATCAACACTCCCGATGCTAAAACCATCATAGTTGCTCCATGGGAGAAGAAGATGCTTCCCATAATCGAGAAGGCAATTCTTACCTCAGGAATTGGACTAACTCCCAGCAACAACGGTGAGCATATCCGCCTAGTTATACCTCCTCTTACTGAAGAACGCCGTAAGGAACTGGTTAAACAAGTACGCAACGAGGGAGAACAAGCCCGTGTAGCCCTCCGCAATATCCGCCGCGACTCGAACGAAAGCATCAAAAAGCTGATTAAAGCCGAAAACCTTCCCGAAGACGTAGCAAAAGATGGAGAAGTAGAAGTTCAAAAGATAATCGACAACTACAGCAAAAAAATTGACGAACTACTCGCCCTTAAGGAAAAAGAAATTATGACAGTATAG
- the plsX gene encoding phosphate acyltransferase PlsX yields the protein MKIGVDAMGGDFAPEAVVLGAIEAQKQFSDVRLVLIGDKVKIEEILVREGANIASFDIVHTDQVIEMGEHPVKAFSSKPQSSIAIGFKLLMEDKIQGFASAGSTGGMMVGAMYTIKQIPGLLRPAIASPIPVSLDRKAILLDVGLNPDCKPEVLVQYAMLGSVYAQYVLGIDNPRVGLLNIGEEEEKGSILTQATYGQLKDASGINFIGNVEGHDVFRGKADVIVTDGFTGNVLLKTAESFYGLLRKQGIRNDFFEGFNFENIGGTPVLGVNGVVIIGHGISNAKAIKNMIKQTIDCVNGGIVEHIRENLQ from the coding sequence ATGAAAATTGGAGTTGATGCAATGGGTGGCGATTTTGCTCCTGAAGCGGTAGTTTTAGGAGCAATCGAAGCCCAAAAGCAGTTTTCAGATGTTCGCTTGGTGCTGATAGGCGACAAAGTTAAGATCGAAGAAATCCTCGTTCGCGAGGGTGCTAACATCGCTAGCTTTGACATTGTACATACCGACCAGGTGATTGAAATGGGTGAACATCCTGTAAAAGCTTTTAGTTCAAAGCCACAATCAAGCATTGCAATCGGATTTAAACTCCTTATGGAGGATAAAATTCAAGGATTTGCCAGTGCTGGTAGTACAGGAGGTATGATGGTAGGCGCTATGTATACCATCAAGCAGATTCCTGGCTTGTTGCGTCCTGCAATTGCAAGTCCTATCCCTGTTAGCCTAGATAGAAAAGCTATCCTTTTGGATGTTGGGCTAAACCCTGACTGTAAGCCTGAAGTACTCGTACAGTACGCCATGCTTGGATCCGTTTACGCACAATACGTACTTGGAATCGACAACCCTCGCGTTGGCTTGCTAAACATAGGCGAAGAGGAAGAAAAAGGAAGCATCCTTACCCAAGCAACTTATGGGCAACTAAAGGATGCTAGTGGAATAAACTTTATTGGAAATGTAGAAGGCCATGATGTATTTCGCGGCAAGGCAGATGTCATCGTAACCGATGGCTTTACTGGAAACGTGCTGCTTAAAACAGCCGAAAGTTTCTACGGTCTGCTACGCAAGCAAGGCATCAGAAACGACTTTTTCGAGGGATTCAACTTCGAAAATATCGGAGGAACTCCTGTCCTCGGTGTTAACGGCGTGGTGATCATTGGCCACGGAATATCCAACGCTAAGGCAATCAAAAATATGATAAAACAAACGATTGATTGCGTTAATGGAGGAATTGTAGAACACATTCGCGAGAACTTACAATAA
- the recO gene encoding DNA repair protein RecO encodes MEYKVKGIILHGIRYKETSLICHIYTSTFGRKTYIFNSVYKAKSKGKAAILQPLFLLDLDVFQNDKADIQRVKEFRLSYPYQSIPFDPVKSSLAFFISELLYKLLREEHPNQQLFDFLSNALLALDVLDEGVYNFHLYLMVQLTKYLGLHPTLLEEGTPAFFDLKSGHFTPIEPKHPSYMNRHLSRCFEQLYSITLTDLSTVHLTRSDRREFIDKMLEFFSIHFGGVIELKSLNVVHELFD; translated from the coding sequence ATGGAGTACAAGGTAAAAGGTATTATCCTGCACGGCATCCGCTACAAGGAGACCAGCCTCATCTGCCACATCTACACCAGCACGTTTGGCCGAAAGACCTACATCTTCAACAGCGTGTACAAGGCAAAGAGCAAGGGGAAGGCAGCCATACTGCAGCCCCTCTTCCTGCTCGACCTCGACGTATTCCAAAACGATAAGGCCGATATCCAACGAGTAAAAGAGTTTCGCCTCAGCTACCCCTACCAGAGCATCCCTTTCGATCCGGTTAAGAGCTCGTTGGCCTTCTTCATCAGCGAACTACTCTACAAGCTGCTTAGGGAGGAGCACCCCAACCAGCAGCTATTCGATTTCCTATCCAACGCCCTTCTTGCCCTCGATGTGCTCGACGAAGGGGTGTATAACTTCCACCTCTACCTGATGGTACAGCTCACCAAGTACCTTGGGCTTCACCCAACGCTGCTCGAGGAGGGAACACCCGCCTTCTTTGACCTGAAGTCGGGGCACTTTACCCCGATAGAGCCCAAGCACCCCTCGTACATGAACCGCCACCTGTCGCGCTGCTTCGAGCAGCTTTACTCCATCACCCTCACCGATCTGTCAACGGTTCACCTAACCCGCTCCGACCGCCGCGAGTTTATTGACAAGATGCTCGAGTTTTTCTCCATCCATTTCGGAGGTGTAATAGAGCTAAAGTCGCTCAACGTAGTGCACGAGTTGTTCGACTAG
- a CDS encoding DNA cytosine methyltransferase produces MGDFKFIDLFCGIGGFHSAMSQLGGECVFAADIDDNCRKVYESNYGLAPHCDVSAVDAADIPQHDVLCAGFPCQAFSKAGKQAGMNDPRGTLFFDIVRIAKHHKPSYMLLENVRNLVGHDNGNTWRVIKANLDELGYEFSHEPIIFSPHNIGIPQFRERVFILCKRKDVARGEVEFSEPRRRPHCDIRKVVDHSLDDKRYTITDSEREILEIWNDFAKNVSKPLPTFPVWTAEFEPENLTADISGYPKWKKRIIEQNRVLWEQNKPFLKDWYAKAQMNKHFTGAKAKFEWQVGDAKPEVWSHLIQFRPSGVRIKKATYFPALVAITQTSIVGELSRRITPKEAAALQSFPADFKLHPVDRIAYKQLGNAVNVEVVKFFAKRLLGK; encoded by the coding sequence ATGGGCGATTTTAAGTTTATAGATCTATTCTGTGGAATTGGGGGCTTTCACTCGGCGATGAGCCAGCTGGGCGGCGAGTGCGTTTTTGCCGCCGACATCGATGACAACTGCCGTAAAGTGTACGAAAGCAACTACGGATTGGCACCCCACTGCGACGTTAGCGCGGTAGATGCCGCCGATATACCCCAGCACGACGTGCTTTGCGCCGGATTCCCCTGCCAGGCCTTCTCCAAGGCCGGTAAGCAGGCCGGCATGAACGATCCGCGCGGTACCCTCTTCTTCGATATCGTACGCATAGCCAAGCACCATAAGCCAAGCTACATGCTGCTCGAAAACGTCCGCAACCTTGTTGGGCACGACAACGGCAACACCTGGCGCGTAATAAAGGCCAACCTCGACGAGTTGGGCTACGAGTTCTCGCACGAGCCCATCATCTTCAGCCCGCACAACATAGGAATTCCGCAGTTCCGCGAGCGCGTTTTCATCCTTTGCAAGCGTAAGGATGTTGCGCGTGGCGAGGTGGAGTTCAGCGAGCCCCGTAGGCGTCCGCACTGCGACATCCGAAAGGTGGTAGATCATTCGCTGGATGACAAGCGCTACACCATTACCGACAGCGAACGCGAGATCCTCGAAATCTGGAACGACTTTGCCAAGAACGTCAGCAAGCCGCTCCCCACATTCCCCGTTTGGACGGCCGAGTTTGAGCCTGAAAACCTGACGGCGGATATTTCTGGCTATCCGAAGTGGAAGAAGCGAATTATTGAGCAAAATAGGGTGCTCTGGGAGCAGAATAAGCCATTCCTGAAGGATTGGTATGCCAAGGCGCAAATGAATAAACATTTCACAGGAGCCAAGGCTAAATTCGAATGGCAGGTGGGCGATGCAAAGCCCGAAGTGTGGAGCCACCTTATACAGTTCCGCCCATCGGGGGTGCGCATAAAAAAAGCCACCTACTTTCCGGCATTGGTGGCAATCACGCAAACATCTATAGTGGGCGAACTATCCCGCCGAATTACCCCCAAAGAGGCAGCAGCCCTACAGTCATTCCCTGCCGACTTTAAGCTGCATCCTGTCGACCGGATTGCCTACAAGCAGCTAGGAAATGCGGTAAACGTTGAGGTGGTTAAGTTCTTTGCCAAGCGGCTACTTGGCAAGTAG
- a CDS encoding Lrp/AsnC ligand binding domain-containing protein, giving the protein MGGKIHLDSIDQKILSYLIKNARMPFLEIARECGISGAAIHQRVKKMEDAGIIDGSRLIVKPKALGYDVCAFVGVSLIQTSYYTEAVEVIKRIPEVVECHFVTGDYAVMLKIYCRDNDHLLEVLVNTVQKIPGVARTETLISLDQAFERQVYVKDKKNTKASKKSSSTAKEENE; this is encoded by the coding sequence ATGGGTGGTAAAATTCACTTGGACAGCATCGATCAGAAGATTCTTTCCTACCTAATTAAGAATGCCCGCATGCCCTTTTTGGAGATTGCTAGAGAGTGCGGCATTTCGGGTGCGGCAATCCATCAACGCGTAAAGAAGATGGAAGATGCCGGCATTATCGATGGCTCGCGCCTAATTGTAAAGCCCAAGGCTCTTGGCTACGATGTATGCGCCTTTGTTGGAGTTTCGCTGATTCAAACCAGTTACTACACCGAGGCAGTAGAGGTTATTAAGCGAATACCAGAGGTTGTGGAATGCCACTTTGTGACCGGAGATTACGCCGTAATGCTAAAAATTTACTGCCGCGACAACGATCACCTCTTGGAAGTGCTGGTTAATACCGTTCAGAAGATTCCTGGGGTAGCACGTACCGAAACCCTTATTTCGCTAGACCAAGCCTTCGAGCGCCAGGTTTACGTGAAGGATAAGAAGAACACAAAGGCAAGCAAGAAGTCGTCTTCGACGGCAAAGGAGGAGAACGAATAG
- a CDS encoding universal stress protein: MDAKKTYIVVLWDGSEQAENAFRHALRMDKRTAFAVLIMWMVRKRKFLESKAEFDAGVASEQEALRQVAERLNGQYGLLPEYVVKSGDVRSCIAEVLEEYSCSIIVSPEEYSFPKGVVVNVVKEFSSSSDIEVPLLVANNAPRHDNASIEVVVPLEYDPEFKDAVEGIVSLSRTYGCNFNFMKPILSDGQLKKELVSNIYFAKQVLDDNHIVYGIKSASKETDFIEEVYDFASSIEANYILSMSLNYGLYRKNPKYANAPFIWVNPHKRRYRSFN; this comes from the coding sequence ATGGATGCAAAGAAAACTTATATCGTTGTTTTATGGGATGGTTCCGAGCAGGCCGAGAATGCCTTTAGGCATGCACTGCGCATGGATAAGCGGACGGCTTTTGCAGTTCTTATTATGTGGATGGTGAGGAAGCGGAAGTTCTTGGAATCGAAGGCGGAGTTTGATGCCGGGGTGGCCAGCGAGCAGGAGGCGCTTAGACAGGTTGCCGAAAGGTTGAATGGCCAGTACGGCCTGCTGCCCGAGTATGTCGTAAAGTCTGGCGACGTTCGGAGCTGCATTGCAGAGGTGCTGGAGGAGTACAGCTGCTCCATTATCGTATCGCCCGAGGAGTACAGTTTCCCCAAGGGGGTGGTTGTGAATGTCGTCAAGGAGTTTTCGAGCTCCAGCGATATCGAAGTTCCCTTGCTGGTGGCCAACAACGCCCCTAGGCACGACAATGCCTCCATAGAGGTGGTGGTTCCGCTGGAGTACGATCCTGAGTTTAAGGATGCCGTGGAGGGTATTGTATCGCTCTCGCGTACCTACGGGTGCAACTTCAACTTTATGAAGCCCATTCTGTCGGATGGCCAGCTTAAGAAGGAGCTGGTTAGCAACATCTACTTCGCCAAGCAGGTGCTCGACGATAACCATATCGTGTACGGGATAAAATCGGCCAGCAAAGAAACCGACTTTATAGAGGAGGTTTACGATTTTGCCAGCAGCATCGAGGCTAACTACATCCTTTCCATGTCGCTCAACTATGGCCTTTACCGGAAGAATCCGAAATATGCCAACGCCCCCTTCATTTGGGTTAACCCCCACAAGCGACGCTACCGCAGCTTTAACTAA
- the pyrH gene encoding UMP kinase, giving the protein MLKYKRVLLKLSGEALMGADKYGINTKVLNEYAEQIKEVAQLGVEVGIVIGGGNIFRGLSGVNKGFDRVKGDQMGMLATVINSIAVQSALNSIGQKAKVLTSINMAPVGEIYSKDKALELFSQGYVVIIGGGTGNPFFTTDTASSLRGVEIEAEILLKGTRVDGVYTADPEKDPSAIKYDELSFDEAYNKNLKVMDLTSFAMCKENNLPIIVFDMNTVGNLKKLLLGEKIGTIVKNY; this is encoded by the coding sequence ATGCTCAAGTATAAAAGAGTTCTGCTTAAGCTTAGCGGCGAAGCCCTGATGGGAGCCGATAAGTACGGCATTAACACCAAAGTGCTCAACGAGTACGCAGAACAAATCAAGGAAGTTGCCCAGCTGGGCGTTGAAGTAGGAATCGTAATTGGAGGGGGAAACATTTTCCGTGGCCTATCGGGCGTTAACAAGGGATTCGACCGCGTTAAGGGCGACCAAATGGGAATGCTTGCAACGGTAATCAACTCCATCGCCGTTCAATCGGCCCTGAACAGCATCGGGCAAAAGGCAAAGGTGCTAACCTCCATCAACATGGCTCCTGTTGGCGAAATCTACTCGAAGGACAAGGCGCTTGAACTCTTCTCCCAAGGCTACGTAGTGATTATCGGCGGAGGAACGGGCAACCCCTTCTTTACCACTGACACAGCTTCTTCGCTTCGTGGAGTGGAGATCGAAGCAGAAATTCTTCTCAAAGGAACCCGTGTCGATGGTGTTTACACCGCCGATCCCGAGAAAGACCCATCCGCCATAAAGTACGACGAACTTTCGTTCGACGAAGCCTACAACAAAAACCTAAAGGTGATGGACCTTACCTCGTTTGCCATGTGCAAGGAGAACAACCTACCCATCATTGTATTCGACATGAATACCGTCGGCAACCTAAAAAAGCTCCTTTTAGGAGAAAAGATTGGAACAATAGTAAAGAATTACTAA
- a CDS encoding DUF177 domain-containing protein: MSYLNSYTIPVKGLALGEHEVSYEVNDKFFKCFEHSEIQKGDVNVLVHAKRASSFIELDFEIKGEIMVTCDRCLDDYPQNISFKGSMFVKFSSLIQEDEGDVIYVDPNEGELNLSQYIYESIYLSLPYQKIHPLDEEGKSTCNPEMLERLEAIETNFYEEPLEEEEEEEEEEML; this comes from the coding sequence GTGAGTTATCTAAACAGCTATACGATTCCCGTTAAGGGCTTGGCCTTAGGAGAGCATGAAGTAAGCTACGAGGTTAACGACAAATTCTTTAAATGCTTCGAGCATTCAGAGATCCAAAAAGGAGATGTCAACGTTCTAGTGCATGCAAAAAGAGCTAGTTCCTTTATTGAACTCGATTTCGAGATTAAGGGAGAGATTATGGTTACATGCGATCGCTGCTTGGATGATTATCCGCAAAACATCAGCTTCAAAGGAAGCATGTTTGTAAAGTTTTCCTCGTTGATTCAGGAAGACGAAGGAGATGTCATTTATGTCGACCCCAACGAAGGCGAATTAAACCTCTCGCAGTATATCTACGAAAGCATATACCTTAGCCTACCCTACCAAAAGATTCATCCGCTGGATGAGGAAGGCAAAAGTACCTGCAATCCAGAAATGCTAGAACGGCTAGAAGCCATCGAAACCAACTTCTACGAAGAGCCTCTGGAAGAAGAGGAAGAAGAGGAAGAAGAGGAAATGCTGTAA
- a CDS encoding beta-ketoacyl-ACP synthase III: MEKISAAITGVGGYIPEYILTNDELSTMVDTTDEWIMTRIGIKTRHILKGEGKGASDMGAAAVNQLLEKTNTKPEEVDLIICGTVTHDMAFPATANIIADKCGIKNAFGFDLNAACSSFLYSLTVAQKFIESGSHKKVIVVGSDKMSSIIDYTDRTTCPIFGDGAAAVLIEPNYEGLGIVDSILRSDGTGRKHLYLKAGGSCYPASHETVENREHFVYQEGQAVFKWAVSNMADTTLELMEKNNLKGEDIAWLVPHQANLRIIDATANRANVEREKVMINIEKYGNTTSATLPLCLWDFEKQLKKGDNLIFAAFGGGFTWGTLYLKWAYDGEKVGK; the protein is encoded by the coding sequence ATGGAGAAAATTTCGGCTGCAATTACAGGTGTTGGAGGATATATCCCCGAATATATTCTCACCAACGACGAGTTAAGTACCATGGTGGATACCACCGATGAGTGGATAATGACTCGCATTGGAATTAAAACCCGCCATATCCTAAAAGGCGAAGGCAAAGGAGCCTCAGATATGGGTGCAGCTGCAGTTAACCAACTCCTTGAGAAAACAAATACGAAACCCGAAGAGGTTGATTTAATTATCTGTGGTACTGTCACCCACGACATGGCATTCCCTGCTACGGCCAACATCATAGCAGACAAATGCGGCATTAAAAATGCCTTTGGGTTTGACCTTAACGCAGCTTGCTCGAGTTTCCTCTACTCCTTAACCGTAGCTCAAAAATTCATCGAATCGGGCAGCCACAAAAAGGTAATCGTAGTTGGCTCCGACAAGATGTCTTCCATCATTGACTACACAGACCGCACGACATGCCCAATATTTGGTGATGGTGCAGCAGCAGTGCTCATTGAACCCAACTACGAAGGGCTAGGTATTGTAGACTCCATTCTACGCTCGGATGGCACTGGTCGCAAGCACCTCTACCTAAAAGCAGGAGGGTCGTGCTACCCAGCTAGCCACGAAACCGTTGAAAACCGTGAACACTTCGTCTACCAGGAAGGGCAAGCCGTTTTCAAATGGGCAGTTTCGAACATGGCAGACACAACCCTAGAGCTGATGGAAAAAAACAACCTTAAGGGTGAAGATATCGCTTGGTTAGTTCCCCATCAGGCCAACCTCCGCATCATTGATGCTACCGCGAACCGTGCAAACGTTGAGCGCGAAAAGGTTATGATTAACATCGAAAAATACGGTAACACCACCTCGGCAACGCTTCCTCTATGCCTTTGGGACTTTGAGAAGCAGCTGAAGAAGGGTGATAACCTCATATTTGCCGCTTTTGGCGGTGGCTTTACTTGGGGAACACTTTACCTCAAGTGGGCTTATGACGGCGAAAAGGTCGGCAAGTAA